ATATTTTGGATTCAATTCTTTTTACAGATTGtcctattaataattatagcGAAAATTTACAGTGTGGTTTAGTCCGAGCATCTTCCATTAGACGTAGTAATGAAAATACAGTTAAATACAAAGGACAGAGAACGAATGCAGGAAGCTCATCTTCAGAAACTCGTATGATAAAAGCCAACGTAGATTCATCAGAAGTTCTAAGTGAAAGCAGTAGTAAGCAATTTTCTCCTAGTAAttcagaagaaaaaaataaaatgatatttgTTGCAAATACGGATAATGGATTTCGATGGAAATATGGAAAAGGAGATATACGTTGTTTGTCTAATATATCAGAGGATGATAAATATGGATTGTGCGAATATATGGATGAATTggttaaaaatgatatttttataaaaacaaaagattCCAATGgacatatatttaagaagATAGGCTCTTGGACCTCAGaagaattacaaaaattaatggatataaaagaaaagtgGAAATCAAAAAATGTTGTGAGATTAGAATTAAGGCAGTTAAAAAGTGTTCATGTTTTAAAGCCTACACAAGCACAGGGTTTTGTTATGAAGAGTTCACTGTCAGAAAAACTTCCTGGAACAGATGCAGCatctaatatattacagaatatattttttcgtatttctAATGTAGTTGCTTTGATTATgggaataatttttgtttttttcctttattttaaagtaaacactaaatttaatattatattattagtacATTATAAGTTTCcatgaataataaatatgttttaaaatattgtaattgtaatataataatattttatacattttacatCTGAGATTTGTTCATCAGTTTACTCCCTTTGGATCATGTCtagataaaaatagaaaaaggaaaaaaagatataggAATAATTTCGCTGAATTAAATACTCAAGGATTAACAAGGAAATTCATAAAACGTACATATAGGCATTCTGACAGGAGGAGATTTAGCGTAGTAAATATTGAGAGGTAaacttcattttattagtattatatagaatattaaatgatttattttaaatatattaaaaataattcaaaatttagTTAGACTTACATGCTATTAATTATccaaaattaagaaaaacaaGAATAAAAGTAGCataactaaaatattttcatttttctttttaactttttatagttttttgTGTGTATTTTTGGaatactttttaataatattattaattgaacttttttataatacctcttttttatttaatttactttttttaaataactacAATCTTAGCGGACACTAAagttatttcttatatataaaaaaatatatttgattttgatgtttagtaataatttaaagCTCTAATATACTATGAATTGTAATAGTATATTTGAGggatatttctatatattttaattttactcaTGATATAGTTTAATAAGTTCATTTAGTGACTTGTTAAagcttaatatatatgaaatatactatagttatatttaatataaaaataatttgaattcATAGATACAATGTATAAATTTAGAACAAGTAAATTAGCAAATATAACAGTATCTATATgaacttttaaaatacaacCTTGATGTTactcataaaataataatttttagatTAGttcatttttctaaaaataaatgtatagaaAATTAAGATTAAAGATTATGTTATCATCtatgtaaaaatgttttgaattttaaataatatttatatattattattttatcttatatttTGTGTAATATCATATTCCGCCTGGTGCGTActccttttatatatataagatgaaattaatgaatattCTGAACCCTAAATTATATAAGACTTTTACTAAATTTATAGTTAATTAAATttgaatattaaaatgttaaggaaacgttttattaatataatatatattatttattagaggaatatattataaatttaagtaagaaaataaactaaaaaaactttattttaaaaaatgttaatacaATTGGttgtatgaaaaaaaaaaaaataaataaacatgaaATCTTAAGTATTATACATGAAAATTAAACCAAGTGTcctgaaaaattatatataactattgTTAGTTGTTATCagtgtaaataaaaatttaattgaaGTTTCTTTATAAActgttatataaatacatttttattattacatttttcaatattaataaaaaatctttatcatatttttatgtaaataatataaatgaaagaaacaaaaaaaagttgagaaaaataaatattccatAGAATCTTTAAGAATATTATCAAATTAGCATAATGTCtttattgtaaaatatataacttacatttttataatttatttcataataaaaatagagtCTTGCTTTCTTGTGCAagtgttatatattaaaattttttttatgtaaaaatgtttgtataactcattaacatatatattcataaaataataacagcGTTCAAATGATACTAAACAAGTGTTACGcattattttaaagtatGTGAATAAAATTCAATGAAACgtgaatataattatatcaaTTTCTGAGAACTGTTTAAGTAAttcaaatgaaatattataacgtaataattatattagattttttcatttttacaaatttattaatttttattattattattttaaaatattaatataaactttcgatgattattattttttttttattagttataatatttttttgagtataataaatatattattattatcccctatattataaattaacaaagagtaaaattaatggaatgtaaaataaatttctttttacaagaattttttatattatatgaaataataactATTTATACTTTACCGTAGATATAAGTTTTTAATGGTgtgtattttaataatataaaatattattagttttttttaaattattgcatatgaaaaattagtaaattatctatattcttatatttttctttttatcatctttttttataatttaaatatgtattctttttgtaattttcatttgtaattaaatatgtctaaaaatatttttgtaattattgaATTTCTTACAAtgcttatataataaatttatttttatcttctttttttcttttttatcatattaatatttcataaacgtatatttgttttacctttttaaaaggaaagaaaaatataaaatttatgagTTATAagcttatttttaaataaaaataaattatatataaatttagatacaaataataatatcgtaaaaaatttatataaaaatttaatacttATTCTATAGaacttataatatacatattccaAGATATTTTGCGaactataaattttattaatatataaattattataaaagaatattttttgttttttatatagataCTAATGTATACCTTAcgtaacaaaaaatattattggtaacttcattttttt
The window above is part of the Plasmodium malariae genome assembly, chromosome: 10 genome. Proteins encoded here:
- the PmUG01_10052600 gene encoding PIR protein, with translation MEGEKETIFDEILQELPSYKLYEKFKSEANEEDDEISCNIFNEVKSNLKIECVKLCNKVVRNFKSLLEIGKPEIYDDICLHYKYWVYEEIGKLFETNRTNINVNAVITAFNKLQQSLTENYRIHNCEYKFGQDIISSLNAKNNEKILYIYTTNYNRIRSREFCNMLTFNKYKKYLNAISNIYIDKKTKCCASNLSICPNLFLNCGDELNPSKISALLNLENGDSCNKLESIKETESADKNLDSNVLEPDILDSILFTDCPINNYSENLQCGLVRASSIRRSNENTVKYKGQRTNAGSSSSETRMIKANVDSSEVLSESSSKQFSPSNSEEKNKMIFVANTDNGFRWKYGKGDIRCLSNISEDDKYGLCEYMDELVKNDIFIKTKDSNGHIFKKIGSWTSEELQKLMDIKEKWKSKNVVRLELRQLKSVHVLKPTQAQGFVMKSSLSEKLPGTDAASNILQNIFFRISNVVALIMGIIFVFFLYFKFTPFGSCLDKNRKRKKRYRNNFAELNTQGLTRKFIKRTYRHSDRRRFSVVNIER